The genome window CGGGAAGAACAACCGCCCTGCTCAACCACCAGCCCCCGCAATGACATGAACTATTCCATGGTCACGATATATTCATGGATCAGGTGCGCGTATCGGTTCTGCAGGCGGATGAAATGGTTCTGGATGGCATCCGCCTCGGAGCCTTCGAGCACAAGGAAACGCCCCTTTTCCACGCCTTCGCGCGCGATCTCGCGGCACACGGCTTCCGTGATGAGTTCCGCCAGCAGCACCTGCCCCTGTACGGTCGTGTCGAGGCGGTTTTTTATATCCAGGTAGATTTTCACCGACGGGGCGGCGGTGGCGATGACGATGCTCGAGTTGACGCGGTCGAAATACACGCGCTGGCGCGGGTCGGTGCGGTCGTCGAAGCGGATGTCCGTGAACAGGGCGTTGCTGCCGCGCGTCGGCGGCGAGGGGATGGCCTCCTTTTTGGAATGCACCTGCACCATGGCCTGTGCGCGGTTCCGGCCGAGATAGGCCGTCACCATGCCTTCCCCGCCCACCTGCCGGCCTTCCACTTTCACGCGCGCTTCGAGGATGGTTGGGTCGTTCTTGTGCGGCTTAAGCTGCACCAGCGGTGTTGCCACGATCACTTCGGAACTGCTTGAAATGATGGTGGCGGTTTTGTTTATTTTCACATGTTCATTCACTGCAGCGCGCAATACCAGTGTGGCGGTCTGACCTGTTTGCACATACATGCGTTCGGGGAAAAATCCCATGCCCGATTCGGGCAGTTCGATTTTCTTTTTTTCACTGTCCTTTTGCTCACGCAGTTCCGTCACGGCAATGGTGTTCAGTTCATGCAGGGCGCGGTCCAGTTTGCGGCGCAGTTTTTTATCCAGTTTGGTCTGCTCGTCGTGGATGGCGTGTTCGCGCTCCTCCTGGATCAACGGCTCGAGTTTTGCCTCCACCGCCAGCTTCAGGGCCCTCGCGAACGGATGCGTCCAGTTGATGCCGTCGCGCGTCGCGGTCAACACGGGTTCGTCGTTCTTCAACAGGTCGTGCAGGTAGTCGCACTGGATCGAGCCGTAAAAATACGCCGCATACGGGTCGTTCTCGAACTTGAGCATGGTCAGCGAAATGACGATGTCCCTGCTGATGACCAGCAGGCCGCCG of Anaerolineales bacterium contains these proteins:
- a CDS encoding ATP-binding protein; this encodes MVSSRKLQYADRVAIQQADQAIRKDVMRALVEIITNANDSYSRLEQSGGISSGEMIIEVQRKRKNSVIRVRDFAEGMTDKRMDRVVGTYGEATSGLKEDQHVRGMWGRGLKDSVFGLGYGHVRSFKGTRFYSCSLLLKNGVPTFELDDPVPATLALRKKYGIPEGNGTLIEIVVSRDDVKMPQYNNLRNYLQRHFELRPIMSSPDRRIVLRDMASGVKSRQEYELSYKSPRGEKVLEASLPIEGYPAEAQLEVHRSGIQLSTRGEEGDYADGGLLVISRDIVISLTMLKFENDPYAAYFYGSIQCDYLHDLLKNDEPVLTATRDGINWTHPFARALKLAVEAKLEPLIQEEREHAIHDEQTKLDKKLRRKLDRALHELNTIAVTELREQKDSEKKKIELPESGMGFFPERMYVQTGQTATLVLRAAVNEHVKINKTATIISSSSEVIVATPLVQLKPHKNDPTILEARVKVEGRQVGGEGMVTAYLGRNRAQAMVQVHSKKEAIPSPPTRGSNALFTDIRFDDRTDPRQRVYFDRVNSSIVIATAAPSVKIYLDIKNRLDTTVQGQVLLAELITEAVCREIAREGVEKGRFLVLEGSEADAIQNHFIRLQNRYAHLIHEYIVTME